One window from the genome of Thalassospira xiamenensis M-5 = DSM 17429 encodes:
- a CDS encoding ABC transporter permease: MQAASRLRGFMPGFASPTVGNRSSDRLLPWLLVPVFVISILPIARLAIEGVFVGGVPSTDYIRDVLGSSTTWRAAANSLYTAGLGTIISLLIGGAFAFLVALTDIRAKAVLVFCFMIPMMIPPQITALAWVQLTGPSSALLNALGMAPPMGSPQPFYSAEGIALLLGIQHASIVFLTLRANLRMLPREQIEAARLAGARGGRLWWQIILPLTSPGLIAGTAMAFVTALGNFGIPAMLGIPANYSTLPTLIYQKLAGFGPSVLGEVSVLAMLIGMIAILGVAVHHRLLGKRDYRLMGMVGRPLDIRLGARRTLVEAVLWAVLMAILVIPLMALVATALVPAFGVKLSLANYSFDAFYEVLFVQPSTIRAFHNSFMLSVGAAVTLVAICLPLAYVIVRRPTRLTHMVNLLVEVPYALPGVVLAIACILLFIRIPVIDVSLYGTLAIIFVAYLARFLVIALRPVMNSFSQLDPALEEAAQACGAGLGRRLRDILLPLAAPSAAAGALLVFLTAFNELTVSALLWSAGNETLGVLIFNLDDSGDTVLASAVAVLVVLVVIALMTGFQLASRRLPKGVVPWQT; this comes from the coding sequence ATGCAGGCTGCAAGTCGCCTTCGCGGCTTCATGCCCGGCTTTGCAAGCCCGACGGTTGGCAACCGGTCTTCGGACCGGTTGCTGCCGTGGCTTTTGGTGCCGGTGTTCGTGATTTCGATTTTACCGATTGCGCGCCTTGCGATTGAGGGCGTGTTTGTCGGTGGTGTGCCCAGTACGGATTATATCCGCGATGTTCTGGGCAGTTCGACGACGTGGCGGGCGGCCGCCAACAGTCTTTATACCGCAGGGCTTGGCACGATTATCTCGCTTTTGATCGGGGGGGCGTTTGCCTTTCTGGTCGCCCTGACCGATATCCGCGCCAAGGCGGTTCTGGTTTTCTGTTTCATGATCCCGATGATGATCCCGCCGCAGATCACGGCGTTGGCGTGGGTACAACTGACCGGGCCGAGCAGTGCGCTTTTGAATGCGCTGGGTATGGCACCCCCGATGGGATCGCCCCAGCCGTTTTATTCGGCCGAGGGGATTGCACTTTTGCTGGGTATTCAGCATGCATCAATCGTGTTTTTGACCCTTCGGGCCAATTTGCGCATGCTGCCGCGCGAACAGATCGAAGCCGCCCGTTTGGCGGGTGCGCGTGGCGGTCGTTTGTGGTGGCAGATCATTTTGCCACTGACCAGTCCCGGTCTGATCGCCGGGACGGCGATGGCGTTTGTCACGGCCCTTGGCAATTTCGGGATACCGGCAATGCTGGGGATACCGGCCAATTATTCGACATTACCGACCCTGATTTATCAGAAGCTGGCCGGATTTGGCCCGTCGGTTCTGGGCGAGGTTTCGGTGCTGGCGATGCTGATCGGGATGATTGCGATTTTGGGTGTGGCGGTGCATCACCGGTTACTGGGCAAGCGTGACTATCGTCTTATGGGGATGGTGGGGCGGCCACTTGATATCCGGTTGGGCGCACGCAGGACATTGGTTGAAGCGGTGCTTTGGGCGGTTTTGATGGCCATTCTGGTGATCCCGTTGATGGCGTTGGTTGCGACCGCACTGGTCCCGGCATTTGGTGTTAAGCTGAGCCTTGCCAATTACAGTTTTGATGCGTTTTACGAAGTCCTGTTTGTTCAGCCATCGACCATCCGGGCGTTCCATAACAGTTTCATGTTGTCGGTCGGGGCGGCGGTGACGCTGGTCGCGATCTGTTTGCCGCTGGCCTATGTGATTGTAAGGCGGCCGACCCGGTTGACCCATATGGTCAATCTTCTGGTCGAGGTGCCCTATGCCTTGCCCGGTGTGGTTCTGGCGATTGCCTGCATTCTTCTGTTCATCCGCATTCCGGTAATCGATGTCAGTTTGTATGGCACGCTTGCGATCATTTTTGTTGCCTATCTGGCACGGTTTCTGGTGATTGCGCTGCGCCCGGTGATGAACAGTTTTTCCCAGCTTGATCCGGCATTGGAAGAGGCGGCACAGGCGTGCGGTGCAGGACTTGGTCGCCGGTTACGCGATATTCTGCTGCCATTGGCGGCACCGTCGGCAGCGGCTGGGGCGTTGCTGGTGTTTTTGACGGCGTTTAACGAATTGACGGTTTCGGCCCTTCTGTGGTCGGCCGGAAACGAGACGCTGGGCGTTTTGATTTTCAATCTGGATGACAGTGGCGATACCGTTCTGGCCTCGGCCGTGGCGGTATTGGTTGTGCTGGTTGTTATTGCGTTGATGACCGGTTTCCAACTGGCATCACGTCGTTTGCCCAAGGGAGTTGTACCATGGCAGACATAA
- a CDS encoding ABC transporter substrate-binding protein, with translation MMRNVLLAAVASAAMMLPVVGQAAEKLVLYTSQPNQDAQTTVDAFKAAYPDIEVEWVRDGTTKLMAKLRAEIAAGDPRPDVLLIADTVTLEGMKGEGLLQAYKSPEASAYEAALYDADGYYYSTKLITTGIVYNTGVEKAPKSWKDLSDPAMKNQVVMPSPLYSGAALIHLSTLTENKELGWDYYQALAANEARAQGGNGGVFKAVASGEKPYGVVVDFLAIRGKAEGSPVDFVFPTEGVTYVTEPVAIMKDAKNVDAAHKFVDFVLSNKGQELVLDMGYVPARGDMALPEGFPARSDIKLMDFNPAVALEQAEANKKKFADIFGAE, from the coding sequence ATGATGCGTAACGTTCTTCTTGCTGCCGTGGCTTCTGCTGCGATGATGCTGCCGGTTGTTGGTCAGGCCGCCGAAAAACTGGTTCTTTATACCAGCCAGCCAAATCAGGATGCCCAGACCACCGTTGATGCCTTTAAGGCGGCATACCCCGATATCGAAGTCGAATGGGTGCGTGATGGCACCACCAAGCTGATGGCAAAGCTGCGTGCCGAGATCGCCGCTGGCGATCCGCGCCCGGATGTTTTGCTGATTGCCGATACCGTGACACTGGAAGGCATGAAAGGCGAAGGCCTGTTGCAGGCGTATAAATCGCCCGAAGCATCGGCCTATGAAGCCGCCCTTTATGATGCAGACGGCTATTACTACTCGACCAAGCTGATCACGACCGGCATTGTTTACAATACCGGTGTTGAGAAAGCCCCGAAAAGCTGGAAAGACCTTTCTGATCCGGCGATGAAAAATCAGGTCGTGATGCCAAGCCCGCTTTATTCCGGTGCGGCCCTTATTCACCTGTCGACCCTGACCGAGAACAAGGAACTGGGCTGGGATTACTATCAGGCACTGGCCGCGAACGAAGCGCGCGCACAGGGTGGTAATGGCGGCGTGTTCAAGGCCGTTGCATCGGGCGAAAAGCCGTATGGCGTGGTTGTTGACTTCCTTGCGATCCGTGGCAAGGCCGAAGGTTCGCCGGTTGATTTCGTCTTCCCGACCGAAGGTGTCACCTATGTGACCGAGCCGGTTGCGATCATGAAAGACGCCAAAAACGTCGATGCGGCGCACAAGTTTGTTGATTTCGTTCTGTCGAACAAGGGCCAGGAACTGGTTCTGGATATGGGGTATGTCCCGGCACGCGGCGACATGGCACTTCCGGAAGGTTTCCCGGCACGCAGTGACATCAAACTGATGGATTTCAATCCGGCAGTGGCACTGGAACAGGCAGAAGCGAACAAGAAAAAGTTCGCGGACATTTTCGGGGCTGAATAA
- a CDS encoding DeoR/GlpR family DNA-binding transcription regulator, translated as MSDPVPLDRRRDRIVALVKSCGFMAVEELARRFNVSVQTIRTDLRDLQEQGRIFRRHGLAGPAPDPDNSAYEKREVWNRSGKRALAAKLADIIPEGCTIAIGTGTTAELAAQSLASHRNLTVLTNNIHVVLTLQNAPSVTLRLAGGTIRTRDLDIIGADSAEFFGSYRADFGIVSVGGMSETGDLMDFNMDEVRARRALVACCDHAILLVDEKKVGRKALCRDGHASDFKTVMLNTAPGDILQQQLVRGRSQVIVAN; from the coding sequence ATGTCCGATCCCGTGCCACTTGACCGCCGCCGCGACCGGATTGTCGCCCTTGTCAAATCCTGCGGCTTCATGGCGGTCGAAGAACTGGCACGCCGCTTTAACGTCTCGGTCCAGACAATCCGGACCGATCTGCGCGATTTACAGGAACAGGGGCGCATCTTCCGCCGCCATGGCCTTGCCGGTCCGGCGCCCGATCCGGATAACTCGGCCTATGAAAAACGCGAAGTCTGGAACCGCAGCGGCAAACGCGCCCTTGCCGCCAAACTCGCCGATATCATCCCCGAAGGCTGCACCATCGCGATTGGCACCGGCACCACCGCCGAACTGGCCGCCCAAAGCCTGGCCTCACACCGCAATCTGACGGTGCTGACCAACAATATCCATGTGGTACTGACATTACAAAACGCGCCCAGTGTCACGTTACGCCTTGCGGGCGGGACCATCCGCACCCGCGATCTTGATATCATCGGGGCTGACAGTGCGGAATTCTTTGGCTCTTACCGCGCCGATTTCGGGATTGTCAGTGTCGGGGGGATGTCGGAAACCGGGGACCTGATGGATTTCAACATGGACGAAGTCCGCGCACGTCGCGCCCTTGTCGCCTGCTGCGATCACGCGATCCTATTGGTCGATGAAAAAAAGGTCGGTCGCAAGGCCCTGTGCCGCGATGGTCATGCATCGGATTTCAAAACCGTAATGCTTAACACCGCACCGGGCGATATTTTGCAACAGCAACTGGTTCGGGGCCGATCACAGGTGATCGTCGCGAACTAG
- a CDS encoding class II glutamine amidotransferase: MCRWLSYIGDPVYLEKLVFEPRHSLVEQSLHAEQAKTPTNGDGFGIGWYDERKTPGLYREILPAWNDPNLRSLAHHIRSGMFFAHVRASTGTETSRTNCHPFAHDNYLFMHNGQIGDYPLVRRVLEAMIDDEFYATRHGTTDSELIFCLMLTFGLRTDPHRAIRKTIEVVEREMNERGATAPFRFTACLSNGESVCAIRHASDDKPPSLYWRKRGDHVIVVSEPLDAESDSWIAVAPNHTLHVCRDLNICEEPTLSATGCKGAA; the protein is encoded by the coding sequence ATGTGCCGCTGGCTGAGCTATATCGGAGATCCGGTTTATCTTGAAAAACTGGTGTTCGAGCCGCGCCATTCCCTTGTTGAACAAAGCCTGCATGCCGAACAGGCCAAAACGCCGACCAATGGCGACGGGTTTGGCATCGGCTGGTATGACGAGCGCAAGACGCCCGGTCTTTATCGTGAAATCCTTCCGGCTTGGAATGATCCAAACCTGCGGTCGCTTGCCCATCATATCCGATCAGGCATGTTTTTCGCCCATGTTCGGGCATCGACGGGGACCGAAACCAGCCGCACCAACTGCCATCCGTTTGCCCATGACAATTACCTGTTCATGCATAACGGCCAGATCGGGGATTATCCGTTGGTGCGGCGCGTGCTGGAAGCGATGATCGATGATGAATTTTACGCCACCCGCCATGGTACGACCGATAGTGAGCTTATTTTCTGTCTGATGCTGACATTTGGTTTGCGCACCGATCCGCATCGCGCGATCCGCAAAACCATCGAAGTTGTCGAACGTGAAATGAACGAACGCGGCGCAACTGCGCCCTTCCGTTTCACCGCCTGCCTGTCAAATGGCGAAAGCGTTTGTGCCATCCGCCATGCCAGCGATGACAAGCCGCCATCACTTTACTGGCGCAAGCGTGGGGATCATGTGATTGTCGTGTCCGAACCGCTGGATGCCGAAAGCGATAGCTGGATCGCGGTGGCACCCAACCATACCCTGCATGTTTGCCGTGATTTGAATATCTGCGAAGAACCGACACTTTCGGCGACCGGGTGCAAGGGCGCAGCGTAA
- a CDS encoding RNA polymerase sigma factor: protein MQYEKNTEQGQTELSENEITFAQSLDDALEKALGTGDNVTSIWSHLKDEQRARLAADYLAALNTDSRKSSNFENNSSASPTTPEAPPEAQQGTAAAHTAPPQTGPETSAVPRGYPANFNPLAGFPGLEPSSNGPSPTDIIAGSLGNPGSLAGLAGLQGMPGMPGSRGSGNTGNQIDQMQRSLQDAMSLLGNLGFEQPAPCQPLGTPPTHAPHPRAWQSDPLDDSDLPGMEPAAPNFWPLWMDQQDSLLKQCLKLMSGNMDDAQDALSEAMLKASVKFEDSMDEIRNHRAWLSRIVHNACIDLHRQNRRKAEYKEENHGTADAALPPISGRNEPSPEESFLATEMFDHLERALRALPEKLRKPLLMRCVEDRSYDDIAVNLGLSNCAVRKRVQLARDHLRGAGIQ from the coding sequence GTGCAGTACGAAAAGAATACCGAACAGGGACAGACAGAACTATCGGAAAACGAAATCACGTTTGCCCAATCCCTAGACGATGCCTTGGAAAAGGCATTGGGGACAGGCGACAATGTCACATCAATCTGGTCGCACCTCAAAGATGAACAGCGCGCCAGACTGGCTGCGGACTACCTTGCCGCATTGAATACTGATTCTCGTAAAAGTAGTAACTTTGAAAACAATTCGTCAGCCTCACCCACCACGCCAGAGGCACCGCCAGAAGCACAGCAAGGAACAGCAGCAGCCCACACAGCCCCCCCGCAAACCGGGCCAGAAACCTCTGCCGTGCCGCGTGGTTATCCGGCGAATTTCAATCCATTGGCCGGATTTCCGGGACTGGAACCATCGTCAAACGGCCCAAGCCCAACCGATATCATCGCCGGTAGTCTTGGCAATCCTGGCAGTCTTGCCGGGCTGGCCGGGTTGCAGGGAATGCCGGGAATGCCCGGCTCGCGAGGATCGGGCAACACCGGCAATCAGATCGACCAGATGCAACGATCCCTGCAGGATGCGATGTCGCTGCTGGGCAATCTCGGTTTCGAACAACCGGCTCCTTGCCAGCCCCTTGGCACCCCGCCAACACACGCCCCCCATCCACGAGCATGGCAATCCGATCCCCTCGATGATTCCGACCTTCCCGGTATGGAACCGGCCGCGCCAAATTTCTGGCCGCTCTGGATGGATCAACAGGACAGCCTTCTCAAGCAATGCCTGAAACTGATGTCTGGCAATATGGATGACGCGCAGGATGCACTGTCCGAAGCCATGCTAAAGGCATCGGTAAAGTTCGAGGATTCAATGGACGAAATCCGTAATCACCGCGCCTGGCTGTCACGGATCGTGCACAATGCCTGCATTGATCTGCATCGGCAAAACCGCCGAAAGGCGGAATACAAGGAAGAAAACCACGGCACCGCGGATGCCGCCCTGCCGCCGATTTCCGGTCGCAACGAACCCAGCCCCGAGGAATCCTTCCTTGCGACCGAAATGTTCGACCATCTTGAACGCGCCTTACGCGCCCTTCCTGAAAAACTGCGCAAGCCGCTTCTGATGCGATGCGTAGAAGACCGCAGCTACGACGATATCGCTGTCAATCTCGGACTAAGCAATTGTGCCGTGCGTAAACGCGTTCAGCTTGCCCGCGATCATCTGCGTGGCGCAGGCATCCAGTAA
- a CDS encoding RebB family R body protein, protein MAIPTPVNGQITDAVTQANVKVLGDAPAMAMGSIFQSLAHSTGILYENAVSAQQQLGISSQAATNQGVIQIYSIDTMADAVATSKIAQSDVPDNMLSLLTTLQAVKS, encoded by the coding sequence ATGGCGATTCCGACCCCGGTAAACGGTCAAATCACCGATGCCGTCACCCAGGCAAACGTCAAGGTGCTCGGTGATGCCCCGGCCATGGCTATGGGCTCGATCTTCCAGTCACTGGCCCATTCCACGGGCATTCTCTATGAAAATGCCGTCAGCGCCCAGCAGCAGCTTGGCATTTCTTCTCAGGCGGCAACCAACCAGGGTGTCATCCAGATCTATTCGATCGACACCATGGCCGATGCCGTCGCGACCTCGAAAATTGCCCAGAGCGACGTCCCCGACAACATGCTTTCGCTTCTGACCACCCTTCAGGCCGTCAAAAGCTAA
- a CDS encoding RebB family R body protein: MADNTPVNGMITDAVTQANVKVLGDAPAMAMGSLFQSLAHSHGILYENAVSNQQQVGISSQAATNQGVIQVYSVDTMAGAVATQKIATSDVPDNMLALLSALKATTGTAVS; encoded by the coding sequence ATGGCTGATAATACCCCGGTCAATGGCATGATTACCGATGCAGTGACCCAGGCCAATGTCAAAGTACTGGGCGATGCACCGGCCATGGCCATGGGCTCGCTGTTTCAGTCGCTGGCACATTCCCACGGCATTCTTTACGAAAACGCCGTCAGCAACCAGCAGCAGGTCGGCATCTCGTCGCAGGCTGCAACCAACCAGGGCGTCATTCAGGTCTATTCCGTCGACACCATGGCAGGCGCCGTGGCAACGCAGAAAATCGCAACCAGCGACGTTCCGGACAACATGCTTGCATTGCTGTCCGCCCTGAAGGCAACCACCGGCACCGCAGTGTCGTAA
- a CDS encoding RebB family R body protein yields MAPANTDPSDNNSDATSVADAVENLQDQVSHQISDAVSLVNVGTLGVGPAYATLQSILAQSQAQGVLMANMVSGQRQLSMTGMATLTKSIEQMMSRPNR; encoded by the coding sequence ATGGCACCGGCAAATACCGACCCGTCCGACAACAATTCCGACGCAACCTCCGTCGCAGACGCGGTGGAAAATTTGCAGGATCAGGTATCCCATCAGATCAGTGACGCTGTCAGTCTGGTAAATGTTGGCACCCTTGGTGTCGGCCCGGCCTATGCCACCCTGCAATCCATACTGGCTCAATCACAGGCACAGGGTGTTTTGATGGCCAACATGGTTTCCGGTCAGCGGCAACTATCCATGACCGGCATGGCCACCCTGACCAAAAGCATCGAACAGATGATGTCGCGTCCTAACCGATAA
- a CDS encoding RebB family R body protein, whose protein sequence is MSNPREVDEQITDGVTQTNTTVIGSAPAMGTMQTYLSQAQAQGVLFANMVNEQQQLAVASLATTMECARNTLAIGDKGPKS, encoded by the coding sequence ATGAGCAACCCGCGCGAAGTCGACGAACAGATCACCGATGGCGTGACACAGACCAATACCACCGTCATCGGCTCCGCACCCGCCATGGGAACCATGCAGACTTACCTGTCGCAGGCCCAGGCACAGGGTGTGCTGTTTGCAAACATGGTCAATGAACAGCAACAGCTTGCCGTCGCCAGTCTGGCGACCACCATGGAATGCGCCCGCAATACGCTGGCGATCGGGGACAAAGGCCCAAAGTCCTAA
- a CDS encoding RebB family R body protein has protein sequence MSDIVNPQITDAVTQTNVKVLGESPAQAVSIALQSHSHSTGLAMENATLTQGNMQQVANTATSKLVAMITAQAG, from the coding sequence ATGAGCGATATCGTCAATCCGCAAATCACCGATGCCGTGACTCAGACCAACGTCAAGGTGCTGGGCGAAAGCCCGGCACAGGCGGTATCGATCGCCCTGCAATCGCATTCCCATTCAACAGGCCTGGCCATGGAAAACGCCACCCTGACGCAGGGAAACATGCAACAGGTCGCCAATACCGCAACCTCAAAACTGGTGGCCATGATCACAGCCCAGGCGGGTTGA
- a CDS encoding RebB family R body protein, translated as MAIPTPVNGQITDAVTQTSVSVLGSAPANAMGMIYQSAAHSTSILFQNAIQAQQQASMCSQAATNMGVMQLYSVNTMAGAQATTKLSRSDNSNTLLTLLVILAATRR; from the coding sequence ATGGCTATTCCAACCCCAGTGAACGGTCAGATCACAGATGCGGTGACCCAGACATCGGTCAGCGTTCTCGGCTCGGCCCCGGCGAATGCCATGGGCATGATCTATCAAAGTGCCGCGCATTCGACATCCATCCTGTTCCAGAACGCTATCCAGGCCCAGCAACAGGCCTCGATGTGCTCGCAGGCCGCGACCAATATGGGTGTGATGCAGCTTTACTCGGTCAATACAATGGCCGGCGCGCAGGCAACAACCAAGCTGTCGCGATCCGACAACAGCAACACACTTCTGACCCTTTTGGTCATTTTGGCAGCAACTCGCCGGTAG
- a CDS encoding RebB family R body protein, translating to MADNTPVNSQITDAVTQTNVKVLGEAPAQAMGLVYQTMAHSISLSMQNAMQTQGGLQQIGNAVTSSACKMILDSSGGGMGGGGKS from the coding sequence ATGGCAGACAACACCCCGGTAAATTCCCAGATTACGGACGCGGTCACGCAGACCAACGTCAAGGTTCTGGGCGAGGCTCCGGCACAGGCAATGGGGCTCGTGTATCAGACGATGGCACATTCCATCAGTCTATCGATGCAGAACGCCATGCAAACCCAGGGCGGACTGCAACAGATCGGCAATGCCGTAACCTCCAGTGCGTGCAAAATGATTCTCGACAGCTCCGGTGGCGGCATGGGTGGCGGCGGCAAATCCTGA
- a CDS encoding adenylate/guanylate cyclase domain-containing protein — MPENTKSNNNVTSLPGTNSALSGGGFVRAVNDWLMERALDDTDIDAIVEGMVSRLVAAGIPIERVMVGFKTLHPLYEGVSYIWSKDEGRVERSLHLDVREKNPDWLDSPMKWMSDNDVTFMRRHLIGPGAILDFNVLQTFRKSGGTDYLALMTPFTTDRDSTLGTNRIFMTYMTRRPSGFTDEDLAILSSIQRRFAVSCKMRIMHEETKTILETYLGSDAGHRVRDGQIKLGDSTKTRAVIWFSDMRNSTSVAASVGDDAFLGEMNDFFAATAGAVLKHGGQVLRYIGDATLAIFPIREDEQDLEQACTAAVYAAAEAQLNIDQLNRQREETGLPAFDYGLGMHVGDVIYGNVGVPDRVDFTVIGQAANEAARIEQLTKQLGKRVLVSHQVAKFISCPTEEMGAFELHGTGLSLKLFAPDFTEACERIQLMQAG; from the coding sequence ATGCCGGAAAACACGAAGTCCAACAACAATGTCACGTCGCTGCCGGGTACGAACAGTGCCCTGTCTGGCGGTGGCTTTGTGCGGGCGGTCAATGACTGGCTGATGGAGCGCGCACTCGACGATACCGATATTGATGCGATTGTCGAAGGCATGGTGTCGCGGCTTGTTGCCGCGGGCATTCCGATCGAACGTGTCATGGTTGGTTTCAAGACCCTGCATCCGCTTTATGAAGGCGTTTCCTATATCTGGTCCAAGGATGAGGGCCGGGTTGAACGGTCGCTGCATCTTGATGTACGCGAAAAGAACCCCGACTGGCTTGATAGCCCGATGAAGTGGATGTCCGATAACGATGTCACCTTCATGCGTCGCCATCTGATCGGGCCGGGGGCGATCCTTGATTTCAATGTTTTGCAGACTTTCCGCAAATCCGGCGGCACGGATTATCTGGCGCTGATGACGCCCTTTACCACGGACCGCGACAGCACGCTGGGTACGAACCGTATCTTCATGACCTATATGACGCGTCGGCCCAGCGGTTTTACCGACGAGGATCTGGCAATCCTGTCATCGATCCAGCGCCGTTTTGCCGTGTCGTGCAAAATGCGCATCATGCACGAAGAAACCAAGACGATCCTTGAAACCTATCTGGGTTCGGATGCCGGGCATCGGGTGCGCGACGGGCAGATCAAGCTGGGCGACAGTACCAAGACGCGGGCAGTGATCTGGTTTTCCGATATGCGCAATTCGACATCGGTTGCCGCCAGTGTCGGGGATGATGCTTTTCTAGGTGAAATGAATGATTTCTTTGCCGCGACGGCCGGTGCGGTCCTGAAGCATGGCGGGCAGGTCTTGCGCTATATCGGGGATGCGACATTGGCGATTTTCCCGATCCGCGAGGATGAGCAGGATCTGGAACAGGCCTGTACGGCTGCGGTTTACGCAGCAGCCGAGGCGCAGCTTAATATCGATCAGCTTAACCGCCAGCGCGAAGAAACCGGATTGCCGGCCTTTGATTACGGGCTTGGCATGCATGTTGGTGATGTGATTTACGGCAATGTCGGCGTGCCTGACCGGGTCGATTTTACCGTGATCGGGCAGGCGGCCAACGAAGCCGCCCGGATCGAACAGTTGACCAAGCAGCTTGGCAAACGGGTTCTGGTCAGTCATCAGGTGGCGAAGTTCATTTCCTGTCCGACGGAAGAAATGGGTGCCTTCGAGCTTCATGGCACGGGTCTGAGCCTGAAACTGTTTGCGCCGGACTTTACCGAAGCGTGCGAGCGTATCCAGTTGATGCAGGCGGGGTGA
- a CDS encoding ATP-binding protein: MKLRGFISRLWPETLVGQLVLLILGAVVLTHVVLGLLLAEERRDALLSERRGGALARVAAISRILAATPSENWRDVLKVGQSPQSIMRLADKPDNSLPMSDISYTLSERLNQALDGPAVPARVHILSEDDCEAVEEREKKKHEKHGDDDDDDDRDKKWRKDDFVRDGHHGPRFFDHLDCVAAPLMQISVPIFPVGATVNAAGSAGAESLQPVVWLEARINGVAPPPRAVLQNILRIVISAVLIGIIAFFLARRMTRSWAVLAQAADRVGRGDYPEPVPEDGPLEIRRAAKAFNRMTARLKRFVEDRTRMLAAISHDLRTPITSLRLRAEFVEDAENRSRIIETLNEMEQMVEAAMTFAREETANEATRKIDIAALIEAAVEDLAETGRPIRFVGDGEPRVYPCRPLSIKRAMGNLMSNALTFGDHVDVSLKPADDGGMWIEVSDDGPGIPPDQRDQVFEPFFRLESSRNRETGGIGLGLAIARTAIRAHGGEIYLEDAPSGGLLARIYLPPIAQ, translated from the coding sequence ATGAAACTGCGCGGTTTCATTTCCCGTTTATGGCCAGAAACCCTTGTCGGGCAGTTGGTGTTGCTGATCCTTGGTGCCGTGGTTCTGACCCATGTGGTGTTAGGATTGCTTTTGGCCGAAGAACGGCGCGATGCGTTGTTAAGCGAGCGGCGTGGCGGTGCATTGGCGCGCGTTGCGGCCATTTCGCGCATTCTGGCGGCAACCCCATCGGAAAACTGGCGTGATGTCCTGAAGGTCGGCCAGTCGCCGCAAAGCATCATGCGTCTGGCGGACAAGCCCGATAACAGCCTGCCGATGTCTGATATCAGTTACACGCTGAGCGAGCGGCTTAATCAGGCGCTTGACGGTCCCGCGGTGCCCGCGCGAGTGCATATCCTGTCGGAGGATGATTGTGAGGCGGTTGAGGAGCGCGAGAAAAAGAAACACGAAAAGCATGGTGACGATGACGATGATGATGATCGCGACAAGAAATGGCGCAAGGATGACTTTGTTCGCGACGGACATCACGGGCCGCGTTTCTTTGATCACCTTGACTGTGTTGCCGCACCATTAATGCAGATCAGTGTGCCGATCTTCCCGGTGGGGGCGACGGTAAACGCTGCCGGATCGGCGGGGGCTGAAAGTCTACAGCCTGTTGTCTGGCTGGAAGCGCGGATCAATGGTGTTGCACCGCCGCCGCGTGCGGTTTTGCAAAATATCCTGCGTATTGTTATTTCGGCGGTCCTGATCGGGATCATCGCGTTTTTCCTGGCGCGTCGCATGACACGGTCCTGGGCGGTTCTGGCACAGGCCGCCGACCGGGTGGGGCGTGGTGATTATCCCGAACCGGTGCCCGAAGATGGCCCGCTTGAAATCCGCCGTGCAGCCAAGGCGTTCAACCGCATGACCGCAAGGCTGAAACGTTTTGTCGAGGATCGCACCCGGATGCTGGCCGCGATTTCGCACGATTTGCGCACTCCGATCACGTCTCTTCGGCTGCGGGCGGAATTTGTCGAGGATGCGGAAAACCGGTCTCGGATCATCGAGACATTGAATGAAATGGAACAGATGGTCGAAGCGGCCATGACCTTTGCGCGCGAAGAAACCGCGAACGAGGCGACCCGCAAGATCGATATTGCCGCCCTGATCGAGGCCGCGGTCGAAGACCTTGCCGAAACCGGGCGACCGATCCGGTTCGTGGGTGATGGCGAACCACGGGTTTATCCATGCCGTCCGCTTTCGATCAAGCGGGCGATGGGCAATCTGATGTCAAATGCCCTGACATTCGGCGATCATGTCGACGTATCGTTGAAGCCCGCCGATGATGGTGGCATGTGGATCGAAGTCAGTGATGACGGGCCGGGAATTCCACCCGATCAGCGCGATCAGGTGTTCGAGCCGTTCTTCCGGCTTGAATCCTCGCGCAATCGTGAAACGGGTGGAATTGGCCTTGGTCTGGCGATTGCCCGCACCGCGATCCGGGCGCATGGCGGCGAGATTTATCTGGAAGATGCGCCGTCTGGCGGGCTTCTGGCGCGGATTTACCTTCCGCCGATTGCGCAGTGA